The window CGGCGAGGATTTCGGCGGGCAGGTCCTCGGGGCCGACCTCGGCCCCGGAGTGCAGGATGAGCATGCGCTCCACGAAATTCTTGAGCTCGCGCACATTGCCCGGCCAGGGGTAGGCGCACAGCACGCGCAGCGCGTCGTCGGTGAAGGCCAGCTCGCGGAAGCCCTGGGTGCGCGTCAGGCGGTCCAGGAAATCCCGGATGAGCAGGGGGATGTCCTCGCCGCGCTCGCGCAGCGGCGGCACCACCAGCGGGAAGACCTTGAGCCGGTAGTACAAATCCTCGCGGAAGCGCCCCTCGCGGATTTCCTCCATCAGGTCCTTGTTGGTGGCGGCGATGACGCGCACGTCCACGGTGATGGTCCTGCGCCCGCCCACGTGCTCGAACTTCTGCTCCTGGAGGATGCGCAGGATCTTGGCCTGAGTTTTCAGGCTCATGTCGCCGATCTCGTCCAGGAACAGCGTGCCCCCGTCGGCCAGCTCGAACTTGCCCTGCCGCGAGGCCTCGGCCCCGGTGAAGGCGCCCTTCTCGTGGCCGAACAGCTCGCTCTCGATGAGTTCCTCGGGGATGGCCGCGCAGTTCACGGCGACCATGGGCCGCGCCCCGCGCCGCGACTGGGCGTGGATCATGCGGGCCACGATCTCCTTGCCCGTGCCGTTCTCGCCGGTGATGAGCACCCAGGCCTCGGTGGGCGCCACCTGGGCGATGTGCTGGCGCAGGGAGGCCACCGCCGCCGAGCGCCCGGTGAGGGTGCGGATCTGCTCCGAGCCCAGGCGCAGGCGCAGCTCCTGGTTCTCGCGCTGGATGGTGTTGAATTCCAGCGCCTTGTTCACGCACAGGATGACTTTTTCCAGGGACAGGGGCTTCTCGATGAAGTCGAAGGCGCCCTTCTTGATGGCCGCCACGGCGGTCTCGATGTTGCCGTGGCCGGAG is drawn from Desulfocurvus vexinensis DSM 17965 and contains these coding sequences:
- a CDS encoding sigma-54-dependent transcriptional regulator, coding for MPARILVVDDEQDIRFSLRGILEDEGHEVHEAESGEAALRLVDERAPDLVLLDIWLTGIDGLEVLDTLRSRLPDLPVIMISGHGNIETAVAAIKKGAFDFIEKPLSLEKVILCVNKALEFNTIQRENQELRLRLGSEQIRTLTGRSAAVASLRQHIAQVAPTEAWVLITGENGTGKEIVARMIHAQSRRGARPMVAVNCAAIPEELIESELFGHEKGAFTGAEASRQGKFELADGGTLFLDEIGDMSLKTQAKILRILQEQKFEHVGGRRTITVDVRVIAATNKDLMEEIREGRFREDLYYRLKVFPLVVPPLRERGEDIPLLIRDFLDRLTRTQGFRELAFTDDALRVLCAYPWPGNVRELKNFVERMLILHSGAEVGPEDLPAEILAARPAPAPGAPPHDLPIPSGAVDFKAARQEFEAEFLRRKLEEFEGSVSRLAESIGLERTYLYRKLKAYGIQTG